A region from the Symphalangus syndactylus isolate Jambi chromosome 2, NHGRI_mSymSyn1-v2.1_pri, whole genome shotgun sequence genome encodes:
- the SPRN gene encoding shadow of prion protein isoform X2 produces the protein MPPLPPYCPPRPHIPATRAEPGSMAALPQACPPPGPGRPQRPGRSHRGAPAPLLRPHSRFDPTKMNWAPVTCWALLLAAAFLCDSGAAKGGRGGARGSARGGVRGSARGASRVRVRPAPRYGAPGSSLRVAAAGAAAGAAAGAAAGLAAGSGWRRAAGPGERGLENEEDGVPGGNGTGPGIYSYWTWTSGAGPTRSPRLCLVLGGALGALWLLWP, from the exons ATGCCGCCCCTCCCCCCATACTGTCCCCCCCGCCCCCACATCCCAGCAACGCGTGCAGAGCCCGGGAGCATGGCGGCCCTCCCCCAGGCCTGCCCCCCGCCCGGGCCTGGACGCCCCCAGAGGCCTGGACGCTCCCACCGCGGCGCTCCTGCCCCGCTTCTACGCCCCCACTCCAG GTTTGACCCCACGAAGATGAACTGGGCACCCGTAACGTGCTGGGCTCTGCTACTGGCGGCTGCCTTCCTTTGCGACAGCGGCGCAGCCAAGGGCGGCCGCGGAGGGGCGCGGGGCAGTGCCCGGGGAGGGGTCCGCGGGAGCGCGCGCGGGGCCTCGAGGGTGCGCGTGAGGCCGGCGCCCCGCTACGGTGCCCCGGGCTCTTCCCTTCGCGTGGCTGCCGCtggggcggcggccggggcgGCGGCGGGAGCAGCCGCGGGCCTGGCGGCGGGCTCGGGCTGGAGAAGGGCCGCGGGACCCGGGGAACGCGGCCTGGAGAACGAGGAGGACGGGGTGCCCGGAGGCAACGGGACCGGCCCCGGCATCTACAGCTACTGGACGTGGACTTCAGGCGCTGGACCCACGCGCAGCCCGCGTCTCTGTCTCGTGCTGGGCGGCGCCCTCGGCGCCCTGTGGCTGCTGTGGCCCTAA
- the SPRN gene encoding shadow of prion protein isoform X1 produces the protein MPPLPPYCPPRPHIPATRAEPGSMAALPQACPPPGPGRPQRPGRSHRGAPAPLLRPHSRCTTFRFDPTKMNWAPVTCWALLLAAAFLCDSGAAKGGRGGARGSARGGVRGSARGASRVRVRPAPRYGAPGSSLRVAAAGAAAGAAAGAAAGLAAGSGWRRAAGPGERGLENEEDGVPGGNGTGPGIYSYWTWTSGAGPTRSPRLCLVLGGALGALWLLWP, from the exons ATGCCGCCCCTCCCCCCATACTGTCCCCCCCGCCCCCACATCCCAGCAACGCGTGCAGAGCCCGGGAGCATGGCGGCCCTCCCCCAGGCCTGCCCCCCGCCCGGGCCTGGACGCCCCCAGAGGCCTGGACGCTCCCACCGCGGCGCTCCTGCCCCGCTTCTACGCCCCCACTCCAGGTGCACAACCTTCAG GTTTGACCCCACGAAGATGAACTGGGCACCCGTAACGTGCTGGGCTCTGCTACTGGCGGCTGCCTTCCTTTGCGACAGCGGCGCAGCCAAGGGCGGCCGCGGAGGGGCGCGGGGCAGTGCCCGGGGAGGGGTCCGCGGGAGCGCGCGCGGGGCCTCGAGGGTGCGCGTGAGGCCGGCGCCCCGCTACGGTGCCCCGGGCTCTTCCCTTCGCGTGGCTGCCGCtggggcggcggccggggcgGCGGCGGGAGCAGCCGCGGGCCTGGCGGCGGGCTCGGGCTGGAGAAGGGCCGCGGGACCCGGGGAACGCGGCCTGGAGAACGAGGAGGACGGGGTGCCCGGAGGCAACGGGACCGGCCCCGGCATCTACAGCTACTGGACGTGGACTTCAGGCGCTGGACCCACGCGCAGCCCGCGTCTCTGTCTCGTGCTGGGCGGCGCCCTCGGCGCCCTGTGGCTGCTGTGGCCCTAA